Proteins encoded together in one Triticum dicoccoides isolate Atlit2015 ecotype Zavitan chromosome 7B, WEW_v2.0, whole genome shotgun sequence window:
- the LOC119342240 gene encoding uncharacterized protein LOC119342240 yields MGNEIVTQDYMVSQQLRNEEIRQVEKRIFFPEKVDAHERKKRLRLPKGVVDSTNVTSSSHVPDACVGVRVQVGTSLDVSASLNVTAKVGSVSEGGPVVSSSHGKRGIVVAKIKHGLRGTHPASGVASKIVDPSPRWSPRIASGPVVDRVYQSVKLDGKHVSFEGSEAGGGCRGPSIDGIGLDGNNVVSRKRRPKVAGSGPKKKATKSVASNAGACDRINVTIHCSLGEVSEAVALLETRHKDIVPKAGFGCVFNWVLKGNVSRLLMCHLMKNIDTTTMCIDCGPNKVLVVSKETMHPCFGFPMGDDTAPMPADSGHDESMARFKAELGFSKASVVDTKDLRTVLKQLVVDDSNDALAVKVFFSILFSKMICPGPVVRVGREAAMLDGIIFEDMATMDFC; encoded by the exons ATGGGCAATGAGATTGTTACACAGGATTATATGGTCTCACAGCAGTTAAGGAACGAGGAGATAAGGCAGGTAGAGAAGCGGATATTTTTTCCAGAGAAAGTTGATGCTCATGAGAGGAAGAAGCGGTTGAGGCTCCCCAAAGGTGTAGTTGATTCCACAAATGTCACCAGCAGTTCTCATGTTCCAGATGCATGTGTTGGAGTCCGTGTGCAAGTTGGCACATCACTGGATGTCTCTGCTAGTCTGAATGTAACTGCAAAAGTGGGTTCGGTGAGTGAAGGTGGCCCTGTAGTATCTTCTAGTCATGGGAAGCGCGGGATAGTTGTTGCAAAGATTAAGCATGGACTTCGTGGCACCCATCCAGCCAGCGGCGTAGCCAGTAAGATTGTTGATCCATCTCCGCGTTGGAGTCCACGCATTGCCAGTGGTCCAGTGGTTGATCGTGTCTATCAGAGTGTTAAGCTTGATGGAAAACATGTTTCTTTCGAGGGTTCAGAGGCTGGAGGTGGTTGTCGAGGTCCTTCTATTGATGGCATTGGGCTCGACGGGAATAAT GTTGTTTCTAGGAAGCGTCGGCCCAAGGTTGCTGGGAGTGGACCAAAGAAGAAGGCGACAAAGTCCGTGGCATCAAATGCCGGTGCTTGTGATAGGATCAATGTAACTATTCATTGTTCTTTGGGAGAGGTTTCCGAGGCAGTTGCTCTGCTTGAGACACGACATAAAGATATTGTTCCTAAGGCTGGTTTCGGCTGTGTATTTAACTGGGTTCTGAAGGGCAATGTGTCGCGCCTTCTGATGTGTCACTTGATGAAGAATATTGACACGACCACAATGTGCATTGACTGTGGCCCTAATAAAGTTCTTGTAGTCAGCAAAGAAACCATGCATCCGTGTTTTGGGTTCCCTATGGGTGATGACACAGCTCCCATGCCAGCTGATAGTGGCCATGATGAGTCAATGGCTAGATTTAAGGCGGAGTTGGGTTTCAGCAAAGCTTCTGTGGTTGACACGAAAGACCTGAGGACTGTGTTGAAGCAGCTTGTAGTCGATGATTCAAATGACGCGCTTGCTGTAAAGGTTTTCTTTTCTATCCTTTTCTCAAAGATGATATGCCCAGGTCCTGTTGTCCGTGTAGGCAGGGAGGCGGCAATGCTAGATGGTATTATTTTTGAAGATATGGCAACGATGGATTTTTGCTAG